In one Roseburia intestinalis L1-82 genomic region, the following are encoded:
- a CDS encoding alpha-galactosidase, which produces MAITYFEKERIFKLDTPASSYVIGIVDKENFVGHVYYGKKLRDANIAYLLRTGEGPFVPSENNRERVSFYDTFPMEYAGNGLGDYRRSSISVRTAGGHTAVSLFYVSHKIYAGKPGLAGLPATFGDENACETLELLCEDPVLGLKVTLLYTAFSDVDVITRSVRIENNGEMLYLTKALSCSMDMDNRDFTLLTMHGSWARERMLEHRKVKKGFMGVESVRGESSHQEHPFMALAAGNADQSQGEVYGMHFVYSGNFIGQVELGQFDTVRVGMGIHPENFCWKLEKGESFQTPEVVLVYSDTGYDGMTHQFHELYRNHLIRSEYKDKKRPILINNWEATYFDFNTEKLLSIAKKASELGIEMLVMDDGWFGHRNDDSSSLGDWYVNEEKLNGGLKHLVDEVNKLGLKFGIWFEPEMISPDSKLYEAHPDWAIQIPGREGSLCRNQYVLDLTRKEVRDYAYESVASILRSANIEYVKWDMNRQLSDIGSFGLPADRQGELYHRYVLAVYEMQERLVTEFPHLLLENCSGGGARFDPGMLYYSPQIWCSDDTDAVERLKIQESTAMIYPLSTMGAHVSDCPNHTVGRVTPFETRGHVALAGTFGYELDITKIPEEDRQMIPKQVAMYHKYNDLVRSGDYYRIASYQENHYFDCYEVVSKDKSEALVTFVQVINRPNYKSRRITLKGLDPQKNYCLEGEDTVYAGDTLMYAGILIQNPWGDFQSKLLHFVEKK; this is translated from the coding sequence TTAAGAGATGCAAACATCGCGTACCTGCTCCGTACAGGAGAAGGACCGTTTGTGCCTTCGGAAAATAACAGGGAGCGTGTTTCTTTTTACGATACATTTCCGATGGAATATGCCGGAAACGGACTCGGAGATTACAGAAGAAGCAGTATCTCGGTAAGAACGGCAGGCGGACACACCGCAGTGTCACTGTTTTATGTTTCACATAAAATTTATGCAGGAAAACCGGGACTTGCCGGTCTCCCTGCAACATTTGGGGACGAGAATGCCTGCGAGACATTAGAGCTTCTCTGTGAGGATCCGGTACTTGGATTGAAAGTAACATTGCTCTATACGGCATTTTCGGATGTGGATGTCATCACAAGAAGCGTGCGGATCGAAAATAACGGCGAGATGTTGTATCTGACGAAAGCACTGTCTTGCTCCATGGATATGGATAACCGTGATTTTACACTTCTTACGATGCATGGTTCCTGGGCGAGAGAGCGTATGTTAGAACACCGCAAAGTGAAAAAAGGATTTATGGGTGTGGAATCTGTAAGAGGCGAGTCTTCCCATCAGGAACACCCATTCATGGCACTTGCGGCAGGAAACGCTGACCAGTCACAGGGCGAAGTATATGGTATGCATTTTGTATACTCCGGCAACTTTATCGGACAGGTGGAACTGGGACAGTTTGATACTGTCCGCGTAGGCATGGGAATTCACCCGGAGAACTTCTGCTGGAAGTTAGAAAAAGGTGAGAGTTTCCAGACACCGGAAGTTGTGCTGGTTTACAGTGACACCGGATATGACGGCATGACACACCAGTTCCATGAACTTTACCGGAACCACCTGATCCGCAGCGAATATAAGGATAAGAAACGTCCGATTCTGATCAACAACTGGGAAGCAACTTATTTTGATTTCAATACAGAAAAATTACTTTCCATTGCAAAAAAAGCATCGGAACTTGGCATTGAAATGCTGGTTATGGATGATGGCTGGTTTGGACACCGCAATGATGATTCATCAAGTCTGGGTGACTGGTATGTCAACGAAGAAAAATTAAACGGTGGTTTAAAACATCTAGTAGATGAGGTAAATAAGCTTGGATTAAAATTCGGTATCTGGTTTGAGCCGGAAATGATCTCACCGGATTCAAAACTTTATGAGGCACATCCGGACTGGGCAATTCAGATTCCGGGAAGAGAGGGATCTCTCTGCAGAAATCAGTATGTACTTGATCTTACCAGAAAAGAAGTGCGCGATTATGCATATGAGAGCGTGGCGTCGATCTTACGCAGTGCAAATATTGAGTATGTCAAATGGGATATGAACCGTCAGCTTTCTGACATCGGAAGCTTTGGACTTCCTGCAGACCGACAGGGTGAACTTTATCACCGTTATGTGCTGGCAGTGTATGAGATGCAGGAGCGTCTGGTAACAGAGTTCCCACATCTTTTACTGGAAAACTGTTCCGGCGGTGGGGCACGTTTTGATCCGGGTATGCTTTATTACAGTCCACAGATCTGGTGCTCGGATGATACGGATGCGGTGGAGCGGTTAAAGATTCAGGAAAGTACGGCGATGATCTATCCGTTATCGACGATGGGAGCGCACGTTTCAGACTGTCCGAATCATACGGTGGGACGTGTTACACCGTTTGAGACAAGAGGTCATGTAGCGCTTGCAGGAACTTTCGGTTATGAGCTGGATATCACAAAGATTCCGGAAGAAGACAGACAGATGATCCCGAAACAGGTTGCCATGTATCATAAATACAATGATCTGGTAAGAAGCGGCGATTATTACAGGATCGCCTCCTATCAGGAAAATCATTATTTTGACTGTTACGAGGTGGTTTCAAAAGATAAATCAGAAGCACTGGTTACATTTGTGCAGGTGATCAACCGTCCGAATTATAAGAGCAGAAGAATCACATTAAAAGGACTCGATCCGCAGAAGAATTACTGTCTGGAAGGCGAAGATACTGTATATGCGGGAGATACATTAATGTATGCAGGTATTCTGATCCAGAATCCATGGGGTGATTTCCAGTCAAAACTGTTACATTTTGTGGAAAAGAAATAA
- a CDS encoding substrate-binding domain-containing protein — protein MAKAVKLADIAEQLGVSTVTVSKALSGQKGVSEAMREKIKQLADELGYKQPSAVKKEKSAKSYNIGVLVSEKYLGEYASFYWRMYQSVATRAVQKECFTMLEVVSLEDEAEANLPKIVLERKVDGLILIGRLKTEYLGALRQNTQIPIVYLDFYDEHQMSDAVISNSYYGTYMLTNYLIEHGHEKIAYVGTLLFTASITDRYFGYRKSMLEHGIEVPQEWIISDRDMECGVVKVDIHPDQMKDMPTAFVCNSDLTASMVINQLEEQGYRVPQDFSVVGFDNYLFPGLCDVEITTYEVDIREMANKAIHVLLKKVGGERYKQGITIVEGRLVEKASVQQVVK, from the coding sequence ATGGCAAAAGCAGTAAAGCTGGCAGACATTGCAGAGCAGCTTGGTGTCAGTACGGTCACGGTCTCAAAAGCACTTTCCGGACAAAAAGGTGTCAGCGAGGCTATGCGGGAAAAAATCAAACAATTGGCAGATGAACTTGGATACAAGCAGCCATCTGCCGTAAAAAAAGAAAAGTCAGCAAAAAGTTATAATATCGGAGTTTTAGTATCAGAAAAATATCTGGGAGAGTATGCATCCTTTTACTGGAGAATGTATCAGAGCGTTGCAACGAGAGCGGTGCAGAAAGAGTGCTTTACGATGCTTGAAGTGGTATCGTTAGAAGATGAAGCAGAGGCTAATCTGCCGAAGATCGTGCTGGAGCGGAAGGTAGATGGTCTGATTCTGATCGGACGGCTGAAGACAGAATATTTAGGTGCATTAAGACAGAATACGCAGATCCCGATCGTATATCTTGATTTTTACGATGAACATCAGATGAGTGATGCGGTGATCTCTAACAGTTACTATGGCACTTACATGCTGACGAATTATCTGATCGAGCATGGTCATGAAAAAATTGCGTATGTCGGAACACTGTTGTTTACGGCAAGTATTACAGACCGTTATTTCGGTTACCGGAAATCCATGTTAGAACATGGTATTGAAGTGCCACAGGAGTGGATCATATCGGATCGTGATATGGAATGTGGTGTGGTAAAGGTTGATATTCATCCGGATCAGATGAAAGATATGCCGACGGCATTTGTGTGCAACTCCGATCTCACGGCAAGCATGGTCATCAATCAGTTAGAAGAACAGGGATATCGTGTTCCACAAGATTTTTCGGTGGTTGGATTTGACAACTATCTTTTCCCGGGCTTATGTGATGTTGAGATCACAACCTATGAGGTGGATATTCGTGAAATGGCAAATAAAGCGATTCATGTGTTGCTGAAAAAAGTCGGCGGTGAACGCTACAAACAAGGGATTACCATTGTTGAGGGAAGACTGGTGGAAAAAGCCAGCGTGCAGCAGGTTGTAAAATAA
- a CDS encoding ABC transporter substrate-binding protein, translating to MKLRKVLAVTLVAAMTMSMAACGGSNNTAGNGGTTDNNSAAADNSTDASNDVAATESGDASTSADGSLSYADIKLGEDYTDLTATISLFNHRTDLESDDYNGTTWKEYLAAFNEMYPNITVELTTDTNYADDALMHLQSGDYETVMMIPAVDKADLSNYFISYGDLDTMKTQINYATTWEYGGQVYGVPSTATTQGIVYNKKVFEEAGVTELPKTPEEFIGALQKIKDNTDAIPLYTNYAAGWTMGAWDAYIGNNATGDNTYMNQKLVHTKDPFQNYGDDTHAYAVYKILYDAVADGLIEDDFATTDWEGCKGMINNGEIGCMVLGSWAYPQMEAAGENGADIGYMPFPITVNGEQYASAGADYSYGINANATDDEKAAAMVFVKWMTEKSGFSYNEDGLPVAAGSTDTKLSFDGVTFLEDEPALAGEEDFLNEMNAESELNINAGGDSKIQAIIEHASNGDKTFDEIMDEWNTAWSDAQESNGIEVTE from the coding sequence ATGAAATTAAGAAAAGTTTTAGCCGTTACTTTAGTAGCAGCAATGACCATGAGCATGGCAGCATGCGGTGGCTCAAACAACACAGCAGGCAATGGGGGAACAACAGACAACAACAGTGCAGCAGCAGATAACAGCACAGATGCATCAAATGATGTAGCAGCAACTGAGAGTGGTGATGCTTCTACATCCGCAGACGGATCTTTATCCTATGCAGATATCAAACTTGGTGAGGATTATACAGATCTGACAGCAACAATTTCATTATTCAACCACAGAACAGATCTTGAATCTGACGATTATAACGGAACAACATGGAAAGAGTATTTAGCAGCATTCAATGAAATGTATCCAAATATTACAGTTGAACTTACAACCGATACCAACTATGCAGATGATGCTCTGATGCATTTACAGTCCGGTGACTATGAGACAGTCATGATGATCCCGGCGGTTGATAAGGCAGACTTAAGCAATTACTTTATTTCATATGGTGATCTTGATACCATGAAGACCCAGATCAATTATGCAACTACATGGGAGTATGGCGGACAGGTTTACGGTGTTCCTTCTACAGCAACTACACAGGGTATCGTATACAATAAAAAAGTATTTGAAGAAGCAGGAGTTACAGAACTTCCAAAGACTCCGGAAGAATTTATCGGTGCATTACAGAAAATCAAAGATAATACAGATGCCATCCCACTTTATACAAACTATGCAGCAGGCTGGACAATGGGAGCATGGGATGCTTACATCGGAAATAATGCAACAGGCGACAATACATATATGAACCAGAAATTAGTTCATACAAAAGATCCATTCCAGAATTATGGCGATGATACACATGCTTATGCAGTTTACAAGATCCTCTATGATGCAGTTGCAGACGGACTGATCGAAGATGACTTTGCAACAACTGACTGGGAGGGCTGTAAAGGTATGATCAACAATGGTGAGATCGGTTGTATGGTACTTGGCTCATGGGCTTATCCTCAGATGGAAGCAGCAGGCGAAAATGGCGCAGATATCGGTTATATGCCATTCCCGATCACTGTAAATGGTGAGCAGTATGCATCCGCAGGTGCTGATTACTCTTATGGTATCAATGCAAATGCAACAGATGATGAAAAAGCAGCAGCTATGGTATTTGTAAAATGGATGACAGAAAAATCCGGTTTCTCATACAACGAGGATGGACTTCCAGTCGCAGCCGGCAGTACAGATACAAAACTTTCCTTCGATGGCGTAACATTCTTAGAGGATGAACCTGCATTAGCTGGCGAGGAAGATTTCTTAAATGAGATGAATGCAGAGTCTGAGTTAAATATTAACGCAGGTGGAGACAGTAAAATCCAGGCAATCATTGAGCATGCATCCAATGGCGATAAGACATTTGATGAGATCATGGACGAATGGAACACAGCATGGTCTGATGCACAGGAATCAAACGGAATTGAAGTAACTGAGTAA
- a CDS encoding carbohydrate ABC transporter permease → MDGGIVDMEGKKPFSFTKWAKSRKGQQVIICVAFMTIPLLLLFVFTYLPFAEMVKFSFYKMKYLTPVDQRKFVGFKNYIDVFRRDDCFGALKLSLYYMVGAIIQLVLALYLATILSFKVKGGNFFKGLMFFPYLISGIAIGFIFKFFYTRGFVFDTILQWCGFKLDNLPYWLKDQSINNWSLVATSVWRYFGQNMVLFIGAIMSVDADLYEAAELDGANKFQQFKHIILPSIKTIITLNVILSITGSLSAFEQPYVITDGANGTGTYFVIMNEIAHVSQKVGLASAMAVVLLLIIFACTILQKLFFKYIFRDAESEDESYKAKRARLKAEKQAKKAGKGVA, encoded by the coding sequence ATGGATGGAGGAATTGTGGATATGGAAGGGAAAAAACCATTCAGTTTTACAAAATGGGCAAAAAGCAGAAAAGGACAGCAGGTGATTATCTGCGTGGCATTTATGACAATTCCGCTGCTGTTGCTGTTTGTATTTACTTATCTGCCTTTTGCCGAGATGGTAAAATTTAGTTTTTATAAGATGAAATATTTAACTCCGGTAGATCAGAGAAAATTTGTCGGATTCAAAAATTATATTGACGTATTTCGCAGGGATGACTGCTTTGGAGCATTAAAGCTCAGTCTTTATTATATGGTAGGTGCAATCATTCAGCTTGTGCTTGCACTTTATCTGGCAACTATTTTAAGTTTTAAAGTAAAGGGAGGAAACTTCTTTAAAGGGTTAATGTTTTTCCCATATCTGATCAGTGGTATTGCGATCGGATTTATTTTTAAATTTTTCTATACCAGAGGATTTGTATTTGATACGATCTTACAATGGTGTGGATTTAAACTTGACAATCTTCCATACTGGCTGAAAGATCAGTCAATTAACAACTGGTCTTTGGTGGCTACTTCGGTATGGCGTTATTTTGGACAGAACATGGTATTGTTTATCGGTGCAATCATGTCTGTGGATGCAGACCTTTACGAAGCAGCAGAGTTAGATGGTGCAAATAAATTTCAGCAGTTTAAACATATTATTCTGCCGAGTATCAAAACAATTATCACTTTAAATGTAATTCTTTCTATCACAGGTTCCTTAAGTGCATTTGAGCAGCCTTACGTTATCACAGATGGTGCAAATGGAACCGGAACATATTTTGTAATTATGAATGAGATCGCTCATGTAAGCCAGAAAGTCGGTCTTGCATCAGCAATGGCAGTCGTACTTCTCCTTATCATTTTTGCATGTACGATTTTACAGAAGTTATTCTTTAAATATATCTTCCGTGATGCTGAGAGTGAGGATGAATCCTACAAGGCAAAACGCGCAAGATTAAAAGCAGAAAAACAGGCAAAGAAAGCTGGAAAGGGAGTGGCATAG
- a CDS encoding carbohydrate ABC transporter permease, translating to MRKHNVNVQKRKKHYTVGAILWLIVEYVSLIFFGLCAVVPVISCVITAFKTQEEYQTTNVMTLPKNWLNFDNFIKAFQTADMGRAFLNSVIVMVSVLVVSIVIGTQLAYVLNRFKFPGNGLIRNLFLFASLLPAVAMQVTVYNIMTALHFVNHLYGYIILMCGTDVISIYIFIQFMENIPISLDESAIIDGASYWTIYWKIMLPLLKPAIVTSCILKGVGVYNEYYMANLYLMDKKLHTIATSLYTFVGPMGSQYNLICAGVIISLLPALIVFILCQKQIYSGIAAGAVKG from the coding sequence ATGAGAAAACATAATGTAAATGTGCAGAAAAGAAAAAAACATTATACCGTTGGTGCAATCCTCTGGCTGATCGTTGAATATGTATCGTTGATTTTCTTTGGACTTTGTGCAGTTGTTCCTGTTATCTCCTGTGTGATTACAGCGTTTAAGACACAGGAAGAATATCAGACGACCAATGTTATGACATTGCCGAAGAACTGGCTGAATTTTGATAATTTTATTAAAGCATTTCAGACAGCGGATATGGGAAGAGCTTTCTTAAACTCCGTGATCGTTATGGTATCTGTCCTGGTTGTTTCCATTGTAATCGGAACACAGCTTGCTTATGTATTAAACCGTTTTAAATTCCCGGGAAACGGACTGATCCGAAACCTGTTTTTGTTTGCTTCACTGCTTCCGGCAGTTGCAATGCAGGTAACTGTATATAATATCATGACAGCACTGCACTTTGTCAATCATTTATATGGATATATTATTCTGATGTGCGGAACGGATGTTATCTCAATTTACATTTTCATTCAGTTTATGGAAAATATACCAATATCTCTGGATGAATCGGCAATCATTGATGGCGCATCCTACTGGACAATTTACTGGAAAATTATGCTTCCACTGTTAAAACCGGCAATCGTGACATCCTGTATTTTAAAGGGCGTTGGTGTTTATAACGAGTACTATATGGCAAACCTTTATCTGATGGATAAAAAGTTACATACAATCGCGACATCACTTTATACATTTGTTGGCCCGATGGGAAGTCAGTACAACCTGATCTGTGCAGGTGTTATCATTTCCCTGCTTCCGGCATTGATCGTATTTATCCTCTGTCAGAAACAGATTTACAGTGGAATTGCTGCTGGTGCAGTAAAAGGCTAA
- a CDS encoding AGE family epimerase/isomerase — protein sequence MSELKELAAEAKHELLTHIIPFWRGMRDDKFGGYYGYLSYDLALDEKAEKGCILNSRITWFFANAYLLYKDGGISEEECEAAGFKGEDLLAEAKHGYEFLREHCIDKEYGGIFWSLNYDGTPLDTTKHTYNQAFCIYALSSYYDAVGDKEALELAFSLFDIIEERCTDEIGYLEAFTRDFKPESNEKLSENGVLADKTMNTLLHVFEAYTELYRVTKNEKVGKRLMWIMDTFADKVYNPAKQRQEVFFDADYNTILDLHSYGHDIETAWLMDRGVDVLNNEHYREKMTPITKTLTSRIYQVAFDGHSLANECDRGVVNAHRVWWVQAETVVGFLNGYERNTGHSEYRDAALAEWEFIKTYVVDKRNGSEWFWEVNEDGSPILDRPIVEPWKCPYHNGRMCIEVIRRIGA from the coding sequence ATGAGTGAGTTAAAAGAACTTGCAGCAGAAGCAAAACACGAACTGCTCACACATATCATTCCATTTTGGAGAGGTATGCGGGATGATAAGTTCGGCGGATATTACGGTTATCTTTCCTATGATCTTGCACTGGATGAAAAAGCAGAAAAAGGATGTATCTTAAACAGCCGTATTACCTGGTTTTTTGCAAATGCGTATTTACTTTATAAAGACGGCGGCATTTCGGAAGAGGAATGCGAGGCAGCAGGTTTTAAGGGAGAAGACCTGCTTGCCGAGGCAAAACATGGTTATGAATTTTTAAGGGAACATTGTATCGACAAAGAATACGGAGGGATCTTCTGGTCATTAAATTATGACGGAACACCACTTGATACAACTAAACATACATACAATCAGGCATTCTGTATTTATGCGTTGTCATCTTACTATGATGCAGTCGGGGATAAGGAAGCGTTAGAACTTGCTTTTTCCCTGTTTGATATCATTGAGGAGCGCTGCACCGATGAGATCGGCTACTTAGAAGCTTTTACAAGAGATTTTAAACCGGAATCAAACGAAAAGCTTTCTGAGAACGGTGTACTTGCAGATAAGACAATGAATACACTGCTTCATGTTTTTGAAGCGTATACAGAATTGTACCGCGTGACAAAAAATGAAAAGGTTGGAAAGAGACTGATGTGGATCATGGATACCTTTGCAGATAAGGTATACAATCCGGCAAAACAGCGTCAGGAAGTATTTTTTGATGCAGACTATAACACAATCTTAGACCTTCATTCTTATGGTCATGACATTGAGACAGCATGGCTGATGGATCGCGGTGTCGATGTATTAAACAATGAACATTACCGTGAGAAAATGACACCGATCACAAAGACACTGACCTCAAGAATTTATCAGGTGGCATTTGATGGTCATTCTCTTGCAAATGAATGTGACCGCGGAGTGGTCAATGCACACCGCGTCTGGTGGGTGCAGGCAGAAACAGTTGTTGGTTTCTTAAACGGTTATGAAAGAAACACAGGACATTCTGAATATCGCGATGCTGCACTGGCAGAGTGGGAGTTCATCAAAACCTATGTGGTTGATAAGAGAAATGGTTCTGAGTGGTTCTGGGAAGTCAATGAGGATGGAAGTCCGATTTTAGACAGACCGATCGTAGAGCCGTGGAAATGTCCGTATCATAATGGAAGAATGTGTATAGAAGTCATCCGCAGAATCGGAGCATAA
- a CDS encoding glycoside hydrolase family 130 protein: MLHERYYVEKEKQEKLLSRKNVKSDFYNGVYDRYEYPVLTREHIPLTWRYDLNPETNPYFMERLGINAVMNSGAIELNGKYYLVARIEGNDRKSFFGVAESDNGIDGFRFWDYPILLPDTCPEETNVYDMRLTKHEDGYIYGVFCSESKDTTVNDLSAAVAAAGIVRTKDLKNWERLPNLVTLNSPQQRNVVLHPEFVDGKYAFYTRPMDDFIETGSGGGIGFGLCDDITHAVIDEEKMTSLRKYHTITEAKNGAGATPIKTDKGWIHIAHGVRNTAAGLRYVIYAFATDLNDPSKVIAEPSGLLIGPRGEERVGDVSNVVFTNGAIVNENNEVFIYYASSDTRMHVATTTVDKLVDYVFNTPQDPGRSVECVAQRCGLIEKNLEFLAKEDK, from the coding sequence ATGTTACATGAGAGATATTATGTAGAAAAAGAAAAGCAGGAAAAACTGCTTTCCCGCAAAAATGTAAAATCGGATTTTTACAATGGTGTATATGACCGTTACGAATATCCGGTACTGACAAGAGAGCATATTCCGCTGACCTGGAGATATGACTTAAATCCGGAGACAAATCCATATTTTATGGAGCGCCTTGGCATCAATGCAGTGATGAATTCCGGTGCGATTGAGCTGAACGGAAAATATTATCTGGTTGCAAGAATCGAAGGAAACGACAGAAAATCTTTCTTTGGCGTAGCTGAGAGTGATAACGGAATCGATGGTTTCCGTTTCTGGGATTATCCGATCCTTTTACCGGATACCTGTCCGGAAGAGACAAATGTCTATGATATGCGTCTGACTAAACATGAGGATGGTTACATCTATGGTGTATTCTGTTCTGAATCAAAAGACACAACCGTAAACGATCTTTCCGCAGCAGTAGCAGCAGCCGGAATCGTCCGTACCAAAGACTTAAAGAACTGGGAGAGACTGCCAAACCTTGTTACTTTAAATTCTCCGCAGCAGAGAAACGTGGTACTTCATCCGGAATTTGTAGACGGCAAATATGCATTCTACACAAGACCGATGGATGATTTTATCGAGACAGGATCGGGCGGGGGAATCGGATTCGGACTTTGTGATGACATTACACACGCCGTGATCGATGAAGAGAAAATGACAAGTCTCCGTAAATACCACACGATCACTGAGGCAAAGAATGGTGCCGGTGCAACTCCGATCAAGACAGACAAAGGCTGGATTCACATTGCACATGGTGTCCGCAATACCGCAGCAGGACTTCGTTATGTCATCTATGCATTTGCAACAGATTTAAACGATCCGTCAAAAGTGATCGCAGAGCCGTCCGGACTTTTAATTGGACCGAGAGGTGAAGAGCGTGTCGGTGACGTAAGTAATGTTGTATTTACCAACGGTGCGATCGTAAATGAGAATAACGAAGTATTTATCTACTATGCATCTTCTGATACGAGAATGCATGTAGCGACAACTACTGTGGATAAACTGGTAGATTATGTATTTAATACACCGCAGGATCCGGGCAGAAGCGTTGAGTGTGTGGCACAGAGATGCGGACTGATCGAGAAGAATTTAGAGTTCCTTGCAAAGGAAGATAAATAA
- a CDS encoding glycoside hydrolase family 130 protein, protein MSKYKMISQPVPNVPWQERPENLTGAPVWRYNENPIIGRNPVKGVARIFNSAVMPYEDGFIGVFRGEQTNGIPYIYLGRSKDAIHWNFDENKINFVDEEGKPFMPRYAYDPRLVKVEDTYYIIWCQDFYGAAIGMAKTTDFKTFTRIENPFLPFNRNAVLFPRKINGNFMLLSRPSDSGHTPFGDIFVSESPDLTYWGKHRHVMGKGSEWWESLKIGGGAAPIETSEGWLLFYHGVSGTCNGYVYSIGGAILDIDNPSIVKYRCETFLLTPEEWYEERGFVPNVCFPCATIHDSESGKIAIYYGAADSYVGLAFTELDDIIDYIKENSVVTPEDTEIGRR, encoded by the coding sequence ATGAGCAAATATAAAATGATCAGCCAGCCGGTACCAAATGTACCATGGCAGGAAAGACCGGAAAACTTAACAGGAGCACCGGTATGGAGATACAATGAGAACCCGATCATCGGACGTAACCCGGTAAAAGGTGTTGCAAGAATTTTCAACAGTGCCGTTATGCCGTATGAAGATGGATTCATCGGTGTATTCCGTGGAGAGCAGACTAACGGTATTCCTTACATTTACCTTGGAAGAAGCAAAGATGCGATCCACTGGAATTTTGATGAAAACAAGATCAATTTCGTAGACGAGGAAGGCAAACCGTTTATGCCGCGTTATGCATATGATCCGCGTCTTGTAAAAGTAGAAGATACCTATTACATCATCTGGTGTCAGGATTTCTACGGCGCAGCAATCGGTATGGCAAAGACAACAGATTTCAAGACATTCACAAGAATTGAGAATCCGTTCCTTCCATTCAACAGAAATGCAGTGCTGTTCCCAAGAAAGATCAACGGAAATTTCATGTTATTATCCCGTCCGTCCGACAGCGGACATACACCATTTGGTGATATTTTCGTGAGCGAGAGCCCGGATCTTACTTACTGGGGCAAACACAGACATGTGATGGGCAAAGGCTCTGAGTGGTGGGAGTCCTTAAAGATCGGTGGAGGTGCTGCCCCGATCGAAACATCCGAAGGATGGCTGTTATTCTACCACGGAGTAAGCGGAACCTGTAACGGTTATGTATATTCCATCGGTGGAGCAATCTTAGACATTGACAATCCATCTATCGTAAAATATCGTTGTGAGACATTCTTACTCACACCGGAAGAATGGTATGAGGAGCGCGGATTTGTTCCGAACGTATGCTTCCCATGTGCAACAATCCATGATTCCGAATCCGGAAAAATTGCAATTTATTACGGTGCTGCAGACAGCTATGTTGGTCTTGCATTCACAGAACTTGATGATATCATTGATTATATCAAGGAAAACAGTGTCGTAACACCGGAAGATACCGAGATCGGAAGACGCTAA